In the Arachis ipaensis cultivar K30076 chromosome B10, Araip1.1, whole genome shotgun sequence genome, one interval contains:
- the LOC107623821 gene encoding floral homeotic protein AGAMOUS, with product MMDERVGIGEIKKMAFPGANESMSGASSPQRKMGRGKIEIKRIENTTNRQVTFCKRRNGLLKKAYELSVLCDAEVALIVFSSRGRLYEYANNSVKATIDRYKKACSDSSGAGSASEINAQYYQQEAEKLRAQISNLQNNNRQILGESLSSMNVRDLKNLEGKLEKGISKIRSKKNELLFAEIEYMQKREIDLHNNNQLLRAKIAESERNNMSVLPTTGPTNYDSMHQSHEQHQHQHQHQQQQFDSRGYFQVTGLQPNSQYARQDQMSLQLV from the exons ATGATGGATGAAAG GGTAGGTATAGGTGAAATAAAGAAGATGGCTTTTCCAGGAGCAAATGAATCCATGTCAGGAGCAAGTTCACCACAGAGAAAGATGGGAAGGGGTAAGATTGAGATCAAGAGGATTGAGAACACTACAAATCGCCAAGTAACCTTTTGCAAGCGCAGAAATGGTCTTCTCAAGAAAGCTTATGAGTTATCTGTGCTTTGTGATGCTGAGGTTGCTCTTATAGTTTTCTCCAGCCGTGGTCGCCTTTATGAATATGCTAATAACAG TGTCAAAGCAACTATTGATAGGTATAAGAAAGCATGTTCAGATTCATCTGGTGCTGGATCTGCTTCCGAGATTAATGCTCAG TATTACCAGCAAGAAGCAGAAAAACTGCGTGCCCAAATTAGTAACCTGCAGAATAACAACAG GCAAATTCTAGGTGAATCATTAAGCAGTATGAATGTGAGGGATCTCAAAAACCTGGAGGGTAAATTAGAGAAAGGAATCAGCAAGATTCGTTCCAAAAAG AACGAGCTGCTGTTTGCTGAAATTGAATACATGCAAAAGAGG GAGATAGATTTGCACAACAACAACCAGCTTCTTCGAGCTAag aTAGCAGAAAGTGAGAGGAACAACATGAGTGTGTTGCCAACTACTGGACCCACAAACTATGATTCAATGCATCAATCTCATGAACAACATCAGCATCAGCATCAGCATCAGCAGCAGCAATTTGATTCTCGTGGCTACTTTCAAGTCACTGGCTTACAACCCAATAGTCAGTATGCACGCCAAGACCAAATGTCACTTCAATTAGTCTAA